The Haloarcula laminariae genomic sequence TCCGCTTCGAGGTTTGCGGTCGCTGTGCTCCCGCAAACCTCGCTACTCGTGGCCCGACACCGGCACCGGCTCGTAGGGCTCCTCCAGATACGTGACGTCGCTGTCGGCGAGGTCGATGTCCAGCGCGGCGACGGCGTCTTCGAGGTGTTCGACGCTCGTCGTGCCGACGATGGGGGCGTCGACCCACTCCTTGTCCAGCAGCCAGGCCAGCGCTATCTGGGCCATCGTCGCGTCGTACTCCCCCGCCAGCTCCTCGACGCGCTCGTTTATCTCCCGGCCGCCGCCGGCGAAGTAGGGGTGCTCGCGGGCGTAGTCGTCCGTCTGTCCCCGCGTCGTCGCTTCGAACTCCTCGTGGGGGCGGGCGAGATACCCCCGGGCCAGCGGGCTCCAGGGAACGACGCCGACGTTCTCGCGGTCACAGAGGGGCAGCATCTCGCGCTCCTCCTCCCGATACAGCAGGTTGTAGTGGTTCTGCATCGTCTGGAACCGCTCCAGCCCTTCGAGGTCGCTCGTCCGCAGCGCCTCGGCGAACTGGTAGGTCCACATCGAGGACGCCCCCACGTATCGGCTCTGACCCCGCCGGACGATGTCGTCAAGCGTGCGCAGCGTCTGCTCGATGGGCGTGTCGTAGTCCCAGCGGTGAATCTGGTAGAGGTCGACGGTGTCCATCCCGAGCCGCTCCAGGGAGTTCGACAGCTCCTGTTCGAGGGTCTTCCGC encodes the following:
- a CDS encoding aldo/keto reductase, producing MEYTTLGSTGMEVSRICLGCMSFGSSEWRDWVLDEDESREIIERAIDLGINFFDTANMYSVGESERVLGNVLADYDRDSQVVATKGYFEMDEDNPNSGGLSRKTLEQELSNSLERLGMDTVDLYQIHRWDYDTPIEQTLRTLDDIVRRGQSRYVGASSMWTYQFAEALRTSDLEGLERFQTMQNHYNLLYREEEREMLPLCDRENVGVVPWSPLARGYLARPHEEFEATTRGQTDDYAREHPYFAGGGREINERVEELAGEYDATMAQIALAWLLDKEWVDAPIVGTTSVEHLEDAVAALDIDLADSDVTYLEEPYEPVPVSGHE